CCCCTTTATCCGCAATTTTCCATTAGTACCAGTGGTTCCTCTTTCCGGCTGTTAGAAAAACTTTGGCAGGAAGATTCTAGTTTAAGAAACATTGATTACACAGTTATCCCCTCTTGGTATCAGCATCCAGATTACCTGGAAGCGATGGCACAGTTAATTCGCCAAGAGTTAGAACAATTTTCCCATCCTGACGATGTTCACATCTTCTTTAGCGCTCACGGTGTCCCCAAAAGCTATGTTGAAGAAGCAGGAGATCCCTACCAACAGGAAATTGAGGAATGTACGAAAGCGATTATGAGGACTCTCGCTCGACCTAATGATTATACTTTGGCTTACCAAAGTCGTGTCGGTCCGGTTGAGTGGCTGAAACCCTACACCGAAGATGCGCTGATCGAATTAGGAGAACAAGGGGTAGACAATATTCTCGTAGTACCGATTAGTTTTGTCTCCGAACATATTGAAACTCTCCAAGAAATCGATCTCGAATATCGCGAAATTGCTGAAGAAGCAGGTATTCATAACTTCCAGCGCGTACCCGCACTCAATACTCATCCGGTTTTCATTAAATCTTTGGTTGATTTAGTAGAAAATGCTCTCGAAGCACCTTCTCGCACTTTCTCCGAAGTCAATCTGATGAAAAAGAAAGTGAAAATGTACCCCCAAGAACGTTGGGAATGGGGAATGACGACAACCGCCGAAGTGTGGAACGGACGTTTAGCAATGATTGGCTTTATTGCTTTGGTAATTGAGTTAATTAGCGGTCGTGGCTTATTACATTTCGTGGGTATACTGTAATTTCTGTAGAGACGTTGCTTATAACGTCTCTACCTCTGGCTAATCATAATTCAAGCCAGAAGGTTTTAATGCCAGTCGTCGGCTTTCACGATACCATTGCTGCCAATGCTGAGAACTGCGAACAGCTAACCACAACAGCAACATAGCGATTAATCCTCCTTCTTGTGGGGCGTTGAAGGCAAATA
This portion of the Oscillatoria salina IIICB1 genome encodes:
- the hemH gene encoding ferrochelatase, whose protein sequence is MGRIGVLLLNLGGPDELSDVRPFLFNLFSDPEIIRLPFPWLQKPLAWLISTRRAKTSQENYKQIGGGSPLRKITEAQAQALEEKLVEEGHEARVYIGMRYWHPFTEEAVAKIKRDRVDKLVILPLYPQFSISTSGSSFRLLEKLWQEDSSLRNIDYTVIPSWYQHPDYLEAMAQLIRQELEQFSHPDDVHIFFSAHGVPKSYVEEAGDPYQQEIEECTKAIMRTLARPNDYTLAYQSRVGPVEWLKPYTEDALIELGEQGVDNILVVPISFVSEHIETLQEIDLEYREIAEEAGIHNFQRVPALNTHPVFIKSLVDLVENALEAPSRTFSEVNLMKKKVKMYPQERWEWGMTTTAEVWNGRLAMIGFIALVIELISGRGLLHFVGIL